Sequence from the Streptomyces sp. R33 genome:
TAGCCCTGCTCGGCGAAGAGCCGCATGGCCGTGCCGAAGATGCTCGCGACCACGGCCTGCCGGGAGCGGTCCCACAGGCTCGGCTGCGTTGCGGTGGTCACCATCCGCCCAGCATATAGGCGGACCGCCAGCCTTGCTCCCACTGCCCGCTTGGCAGTCACTGCCAAGCGGGCATACAGTGATGGCAAGACGATGTCCCCCCATGAGCAGGAGCCACTGTGAACGCGGTCGATTACCGAGACCGGACCACCCTGATCACCGGCGCCAGCTCGGGCCTGGGCGCCGAGTTCGCGCGCCGGCTGGCCGCACGGGGCTCCGACCTCGTGCTCGTCGCCCGCCGGGAGGACCGGCTGAAGGCGCTCGCCGGTGAACTGTCGGCGGCGCACGGCGTCAGCGTCGAAGTGATCGCCATGGACCTGGCCGTCGAAGGGTGCGGTGAACTGCTGGCCGCCGAGGTGGAACGGCGCGGGATCACGGTCTCCAGCGTCATCAACAACGCCGGATTCGGCACGTACGGGCCCTTCCACGAGGAGGACCCGCAGCGGCTCCGCCAGGAAGTGGGCCTCGACGTGATGGCCGTCGTCGACATCAGCCGGGCCTTCATCGGCACGCTGCGCCGCCGCGGCGAGGGCGTACTGGTCAACGTCGCCAGCTCGGCCGCCTACCAGCCCGTCCCGAACATGGCCGTCTACGGCGCCACCAAGGCCTTCGTGCTCAGCTTCACCGAGGCCCTCTGGCAGGAGTCCCGGGGCAACGGGCTGCGCGTGCTGGCGCTGTCACCGGGCGCGACCCGGACGGAGTTCTTCGACGTGGTCGGCACCGAGGACGCCGCCAGCGGCACCAAGATGCAGACCTCCGAGGAGGTCGTACGCACCGCGCTGAAGGCGCTGGACCGCAAGAACCCGCCGCCGAGCGTGGTCTCCGGGGCCCTGAACCGGATCATGACCCTCAGCGGGCGGTTCGCGAGCCGCCGCACGGTCGTACGGATCGTGGCCCGCATGACCAGGCCGCGCTAGCCGGACACCCCCTGGGGGTGGCGGACCGGGGTGCGGGCCGCGACGTCGAGGGTGAGGCCGCCGGGCTGCAGGATGGTGCGCGTGCTGAACACGGGCGTGGTGCCCTCGGCACGGGTGACCCGGTGCCGGGCGACGACGGTGGCGGTGGCGGTGGCGGTGACCATCGCGACCATCGCGAAGTGAGCGCCCAGGCAGGTGCGCGGTCCGCCGCCGAAGGGCATGAAGGCGTACTTGGGCAACGGGGTGGCGGGGCGCTCCGTCCAGCGCTCGGGGCGGAACGCCGCCGGCCGGTCGTAGTGGCGCGGGTCCCGCTGGAGCACGAAGGGGCTGACGGCCACCCGCTGGCCGGGGCGCAGCGGGTAGCCGGCGAGCCGGGTGGGCCGGTCGACGGTCCGCTCGAGCAGCCACAACGGCGGGTAGAGCCGGAGCGCCTCCTTCGCCACGGCCTCGACGTGTTCCGCAGGAGC
This genomic interval carries:
- a CDS encoding cytochrome P450; amino-acid sequence: MAKEALRLYPPLWLLERTVDRPTRLAGYPLRPGQRVAVSPFVLQRDPRHYDRPAAFRPERWTERPATPLPKYAFMPFGGGPRTCLGAHFAMVAMVTATATATVVARHRVTRAEGTTPVFSTRTILQPGGLTLDVAARTPVRHPQGVSG
- a CDS encoding SDR family NAD(P)-dependent oxidoreductase, which produces MNAVDYRDRTTLITGASSGLGAEFARRLAARGSDLVLVARREDRLKALAGELSAAHGVSVEVIAMDLAVEGCGELLAAEVERRGITVSSVINNAGFGTYGPFHEEDPQRLRQEVGLDVMAVVDISRAFIGTLRRRGEGVLVNVASSAAYQPVPNMAVYGATKAFVLSFTEALWQESRGNGLRVLALSPGATRTEFFDVVGTEDAASGTKMQTSEEVVRTALKALDRKNPPPSVVSGALNRIMTLSGRFASRRTVVRIVARMTRPR